The stretch of DNA TATGATTGCCAGCGCCCGCCGCATCGCTTCATTAGCGGGATCGACTCCCAGGACTTTGAGCGCGACATAGGCTTCGATTGTCGTGCTCAGGTCCGCGGGTCCATCGAAATAAAGCGCCCACGAGCCATCAGCACGTTGATTGTGCAAAATATGCCGGATGGCTCCCTCTCTGATCCGATCCAGGTTGGTTTCTAATTCCAGAAAGCGCAGCAGCAGGACGTGTTCTGCCGTCATCGTCACGTTTGTCTCCAGTTCGCCGCACCACCAGCCCTCGGCATCCTGGTGGTCTAAAAGCCACTGTACGGCGCGATCAAGTGCTTGCTGCAACTGAGATTCGTTTTCCTTGCTCAGCACATGCTTTTCCATCTATCAGGTCCTTCGTGCTTTTACCATCCATTAACATTGTTCATCTATCATACGTATATAGAAGGCAATCATCTCTACCGCTTATGTGCTGATCAGGTTGCATACCCTGATTGCGTATGATAGGTTATTTACAAGTCTTGCTTCATTTTTTATTATAGCAGGAAAGAGAATATATTTTCTCTTCCCATGGGGTCAGTGGAAAAGCCAGAAAGCGTGAGATGTGGTAACTTTATGCCATTTTGAGCAATACGTGGAATGGCAAGTTGTCGTCTCAGGCAGCGTTATTGTTTATTCACAAAGGAGATAGGAGCGAGCTATGGCGGTCACGTTACGACAAAATCTACGAATTGGGGCGTATATTATCAAGCAGCGTTTGAAGGGTCGCGAGAAGTTTCCGCTGGTGTTACAGCTTGAACCGCTCTACCAGTGCAACCTGGCCTGCGCGGGCTGCGGTAAGATACAGCACCCACAGGACATCCTGGCGCGGCGGCTGTCGGTGCAGCAGTGTATCGACGCGGTTGAGGAGTGCGGCGCGCCAATCGTTTCTATCGCCGGGGGAGAGCCGCTGATCCATCGCGAGATCGATCAAATCGCGGCGGCGTTGATAGAGCGCAAGCGCTTTGTCTACCTGTGTACCAACGCCATCCTCATGGGCAAGAAGCTCGATCTGTTTAAACCTTCGCCGTATTTTTCCTGGTCGGTTCACATCGATGGCTTGAGGGAGCGCCATGACGAATCGGTTGCCAGGCAAGGCGTATTCGATAAGGCGATTGCGGCAATCAAGGAAGCCAAGCGCCGGGGATTTCGCGTGACCACCAACACCACATTTTTTACCCAGGACGATGCGCGCAGCATCCGTGACGTACTTGATTTCCTGAACGACGACTTGCAGGTAGATGCGATGCAAATTTCGCCCGGCTATGCCTACGAGAAAGCTCCCGATCAGGAACATTTTCTCGGTGTTGCGCGGACGCGTGAGATCTTTCGCCAGGCCTTCGCGGATGGCAGGCGCAAGAAGTGGCGTCTAAACCACTCCCCGCTCTTCCTGGACTTTCTGGAGGGCAAAGTTGATTTTGCCTGCACCGCCTGGGGTATTCCCAGCTACTCGGTACTGGGCTGGCAGCGACCCTGTTATCTGATGGCGGATGGATATGTTAGCTCTTACCAGGAACTGATCGAGACCACGCCGTGGGAAAATTATGGACGCGGCAGGGACCCCCGGTGCGCCAATTGCATGGCGCACTGCGGCTATGAGCCAACCGCGGTGATAGCTACCACGAATTCGCCCCGCGAGACGATACGCGCTACAGTTGATGTGCTACGTGATGGCCTGCAAACGAGCTTTCACAAAAAGTAGTCACGTGGATTGCGTAAGTTTGCAAGAATTTAGATGAATGGCAATACAAAACTGATGGCTGAGCAGTTACAGGAAGTGAGCGGCGCGGGAGAAGAGGTCTTCTTGACGGGAGCCAGTGGCTTTGTAGGCAGTCATGTCCTTCGCGCGTTACTGGTGGCTCAATATCGCGTGCGCGCGCTGGTACGTCCGGGTTCCAGGCCGCTGCCCCCGCTAGAGGGCTGTACGGCTATCGTGGGTGATATCGAACGCCCTGGTGAGCTTATCCAGCATATGAACGGCTGCCGCTATCTCGTACACGTCGCTGCCCTTTACTCCTTCCTGCCGGGCATGCACCGCAAGATGTTTGAAACAAATGTGGTTGGCTGTGCCGGGCTGCTTGAAGCTGCCCACCTGGCAGGGGTGGAACGTGCGGTTGTCACTTCAAGTTCGTCCACCGTTGGGCCGAGTCATAATGGGCGTCCCGCGACCGAGGATGATTGGGATGTTGAAACGGATGCCTCAGCGTACCATCGTTCTAAGCTGGAGCAGGCGCGAGTAGCGCTAGCTGCCCAGGTGCCGGTCGTACTTGTCTTGCCGACGGCGCCTGTTGGTCCGGGAGATTGGAAGCCTACACCGACGGGCAAGATGATCGTGGACTTTATGCGCGGGCGCATTTTTGCCACATTGGGTGGTGGAATGAATGTGGTGGCGGTGGAAGATGTGGCGAGGGCACATGTGCTGGCGTTGCAGCGGGGTCGTCCACGGGAACGCTATCTGGTAGGCGGTGAGAATCTCACTTTATCGCAACTGTGGGAACGCCTGGCTAAGATTTGCGGTCGCCCTGCTCCAACGGCTCGCATTCCCTATCACCTGGCACTTTCACTGGGCTGGGCGGACGAATTCCGTTGCAAACTTTTACGTGGCGGAAAAGGTGGCATGGCCGCGCCGCTCATTCCTCTAGAAGGTGTGCGCATGGCTCGTCATCATATGTACGTCAGTTGCGTCAAGGCTCAATCTGAGCTTGGTTATGAGGCGACATCCGTGACCGCGGCCCTGGAACGGGCCGTGCGATGGTATAGCGATAACGGATATGCCACGTAACAAGAATAGGGGTATTTGCTTGGAGCATCGTTCCGCAGCACATAGCGAGCCTGTCTCATCGTCATCTGCCAGGTATCGTGCCGAAATTCTTGCCCCCACATTTCTTGAGTATTGGGCAGTACGTAGCGTACTTCCACCTGCTCGAGCTAGCTGGTCGGGTGTGCGCTTGATGCGATGGAAAGGTGCGCTCGAGGGTTCCATCGTGGTTGTGTCTGGACTGGCAGGAGCGCTTGCGCCTGGCATCCCTCCTGGGACTGTTCTGATACCAGACTGGATCGGGCTTGCCGATGGGAGTAGTATGCGCTGCGATCCCGCTCTTGTAAAGGCACTGCTGAAAGCCGCACGCACGTTGCACTTTCAACCTGATAGTGGGCCGCTGCTAACCGCCCCGTCCATGATTCTTGGCAGCGACCGTAACACATGGTCTCAGAAGGGCTTCGTGGCTGCCGATATGGAGACGGGCCTGCTCGCGGGAAGGAACCTGCGAGTGGCAACAATCCGTGTTGTACTGGATGCACCGGAGCGTGGCATTTCCTCGGACTGGCTGCGGCCAACAAAGGCAATGCTGCAGCCGAAGCTCTGGAAAGAGTTGTTCTGGCTCAGCTGGGCGGCTCCCAGGTATGCGCTGAGAGCAGCGCGTGTGCTGAAAGTTGCGCTTTGCGATGAGCCGGGCAATACGTTTGCTGAATAAAGTTTAGTAAAGGAGCTAGTACAGTGAGTAGTGGTGAAAATGCACTGGATATGTTGAGAGAAACCAGCAGGACATTCTTTATCCCTATAAGTCACTTACCCGCCGGGTTGCAGGATGCGGTCATGTCGGGCTATTTATGCCTTCGCGCTATCGATGAAGTAGAAGACCATCCTGACCTGGATAATCAGGCGAAGGCAACGGTATTGCACTCCATCAGCCGGATATTGCAAACAACCTTTACTGCTGGCGATTTTGAAATAGCATTTGGCCACTACCAACGGGAGCTTCCAGAGGTAACGCTTCGCATCGCTGAATGGGCAATGCTCGCACCCCTGACCATTGCCCCGCGCATATGGGAGGCTACGGCAACCATGGCGGACCGCATGGCGCACTGGGCGGAAAGTGGTTGGACGATTCAAACGGAGGCAGACCTGGACCGTTACACGTTTGGGGTCGCCGGCTCGGTGGGCCTGTTACTATCGGATCTGTGGGGCTGGTACAACGGGACGCAGACAAATCGTATGCATGCCGTTGGATTCGGGCGTGGCTTGCAGGCCGTCAATATCCTGCGCAACCACGAAGAAGACATGAAGCGTGGTGTAGACTTTTTCCCCGCCGGTTGGCGTACCGGGGACATGGATGCTTACGCGCGGCGCAATCTGGCTCTGGCCGATACTTATACTGATGCGCTTCCTGCCGGACCCGTGTTAGAATTTTGCAGGCTTCCGCTTGCCCTGGCCTATGCGACCCTGGATTCTATGGCTAGAGGTGATGGCAAGCTTAGCCGCAAAGCCGTACTTGAGATCGTGGCTCAATGCTACGAGGGGAGGCCGGTAGTTCAATAAGCATGGGAACCATTCAGTTCTCCTGAATAAAATCGATGATTGCTTCGAGGTCAGAGCGGGCACGATTGGCAAGCTCGTTGTCAGCGGCCACCAGAGCAAGTGCCTTTCGTGCCTCCTGACAATGTTGCGCAAGAAATTGCTTGCAATACTCGCGGGTCTGTGTTCGTTCAAAAATGGCTAGAATCTCTTGTGCCTGTTCCTGTGTGATCGGTTCATCCTGGTCATATATCTTTGTGATTGCCTGCTGATCGTCGGGCTGCGCGTGGTGGAAAGCATGCAGGATGGGCAGGCTTTTCTTGCGCCGGTAGATATCGCCGAGTGGCAGTTTGCCAGATTCTTCCTCGGTAGCCCAGACTCCGAGCATATCATCTCGCACCTGAAATGCAAACCCCAATGCCTGGCCAAAGCGAGCCAGGCACTCGATGACCTCCTGGTTGCGGGTTCCGAGTATAGCCCCCATCTCCGTCGCACAGCGCATCAATAAGGCTGTTTTGCGGCAGATCATCTCCTCATAGCTTGTGAGAGAAACCTGCAACTGCCGTTCAAAGGACATATCAAGATATTGACCTTCTGTCAGCTTGAGTAAAGTTGTATCAAATAGTTTCGCCAGATTTAGGGCTGTTGCAGGCTCTACTCCCTCATCCAATACCTTCCAGATATGGAGGCGAGACAGCGCGAACATAGCATCTCCAGCAAGGATTGCCTGGGGTATTCCCCATATGGCCCAGACTGTGGGGCGGTGGCGACGCTCGACATCTCCATCTTCAATATCATCATGCAGCAGCGTAAAATTATGCGCCAGTTCTATTACCGCGGCGGCGGGAAGCGCCGGTCGCAGAGACAATGCAGGGAGATTGGTCGAAGAATGCTGTTCCTGCGCCCAGGCCAGTTCGTAACTGAGTAGCAGAAGATTAGGGCGTATCAATTTGCCCGCGTGGTCATCTAAATGATGAAACCGCTGATCGACCCAACCAAGATGATATTGCATTTGTCCGTAGACATTTGCAAGGATATCGTGATTGATTGTTTCTGGATGAGTTGTGTCTGGGCTGAGAAGTGCCCGGCGAAGCTCCTGAAGGATCTCCTGCTGGTAACGCTGAAAGACTCTGTTTATGCTACTATAAGATACATTCATAGGCTAAGAGAGACGGTCGGCCCTTGCATCTATGTCCCTCACTCCTTTTTCTTCCCTCGTAATAAAGTGATCCTATCTTGAAAGGACAATATAGTAGGGGCTATACTATGGCTTCCATGAAAAAATATTGGCTGCCGGTCCTTGTTTGAGCATCTACCACCCCATGCTCCAGATAGACGCTCTGCTTGCGTTCGACGTTGAAGGCAACCCTGGTGCCAGGCCTTCTATAAGTTACTATACCAAGAAATAAGGGGAAATGACAAGAGGTGCCCAGTCTCTTTATTTTCTGCTTTTTGCTATTGCTTCCATCCTTAGTGTATCCTTATAGACGGAATTATCAACGCACTTACTTGCACAGCTTGAGAGGGGTTGCTATGTTGATTGCTCCTGCGCCACTGGCTGAAATCGCTGCTGCGCTGCGCACCGATCGGGTGAGTTTGCAAGCCTATATCGATGAAATTTGCGATCGCATTGATGCCGTTGAACCGCGTATTCACGCGCTATTGCCTGAACCAGAACGTCGCTCGCGATTGCTGGCCGATGCCCGGGCATTGCAGGCGCGCTTTCCAGATCCTACCAACCGTCCTCCTCTTTACGGCATTCCGGTGGGCATCAAGGATATGTTTCGTGTTGATGGCTTCCTAACCCGCGCCGGGTCAAAACTTCCTCCAGAATTATTTGCCGGTCCCGAGGCCGAGTGTGTTCAGACACTACGCCATGCTGGGGCCTTGATTTTGGGCAAGACAGTCTCTACAGAGTTTGCGTATTTTGAACCTGGACCGACGCGCAATCCGTATAACTTAGAGTACAGCCCTGGTGGATCGAGCAGTGGTTCCGCTGCTGCTGTCGCGGCGGGCTTCTGTCCGCTGGCTCTTGGCACTCAGACGATTGGTTCGACTATTCGCCCGGCGGCGTTTTGTGGGGTTATCGGCTTTAAACCCAGTTTTGGCCGTATTTCTACACTCGGCCTGATTAAGTGCGCGGAATCGGTAGATACGGTGGGATTTTTTACGCAGGATGTCGCAGGCGCAATGCTGGTTGCCTCATTGCTTTGCAAGGATTGGCAAGCGGTAAGCGTTCCTGAATCCGCCACATTACCGGTCCTTGGCGTGCCTGATGGTCCTTATCTTGCCCAGGCGTCGCCCGAGGGATTAGCGGCTTTCGAGAAGCAGCTATCTCTTCTCACATCCACGGGCTACCTTGTACGGCGAGTCACTGTCATGCAAGATATCGAGGCCATTAATGCCCGGCACATGCGCATGGTTGCAGCCGAGATGTCTCAGGTACATGCGGACTGGTTCGCGAGATATGCGCCCCTTTATGGTCGGCGAACAGCGGAGGCTATTCGTGAGGGACAGGGAGTGAGCGCTGAGGAGCTGGCGGAATGCAGGGCCGGTCGCCTGTTGTTGCGGCAAGAATTGGAGCGAGTGATGCAGCAAAATGAGATTGATCTATGGGTATGCCCCTCCGCTCCCGGGCCGGCGCCGGAGGGAATTACCACAACAGGTAGCTCTATCATGAACTTGCCCTGGACACATGCTGGATTGCCTGCCATCTCGTTGCCGGCAGGACGGGCGGAGAACGGCCTGCCCCTGGGTTTCCAATGCGTAGGAGCTTACATGAACGATGAACGTGTGCTGACCTGGGCGGGAAAGCTGGGTGAAATACTGAAGGACGCTTAATTATGACGAGCAATGTTCTGTTTGCAAATCCTTTTTCCATGGAAGACTTGCTGGTCTTTGATGACGAAACAATGCGGGGCATACTTGGCTGCAATGGCTTCGGTCTCTCAATCGAAACGCTGGCAATCGCCCTTCAAGGTGCGCCGGATAAGCTGGTAGAGCGCATCAAGCATATAATGCTATCAGCGCGGCGATCAGATTTTCTACAAGCGCTGCGCCGACCGTATTCACAACATCAGGTAGAGGCGGCTCGTCACGATGTACTGGACAAACTCTTTTGGGAACTGACTTACTGGAAGACGCCTGAGTTATATAATGAACTTACGGAGGGTGAGCACCTGCACCCGGGCATCTTTAAACAATTAGAGCCTGATATTCGTGATAAGATTGTGTTGGATGCAGGAGCAGGCAGTGGAAGAGCCTCGTTCGAGTGCGTTCGTTATGGCGCCAGCAAGGTTTATGCCGTGGAGCCTTCACCTGGCCTGTTACGAATTTTGCAAAAGAAGCTGGCGAAAGGTGCGGAGGCCGGGCGCATCATTCCTTTGCATGGGAGCTTCGAGGAACTTCCTCTGGAAAATGAAAGCGTCGATACGGCACTCTCCTGTTCGGCATTTACTGCCGATCCGGCAGAAGGGGGTGAGGCAGGACTGGCCGAGATGCGGCGAGTGACGAAGTGCGGGGGCAAAATTGTGATTATCTGGCCGCGTGTCGAGGATTATGAGTGGTTGGCACGGCACGGGTTTGAGCATATCACATTGCCGGTACAGGGGGAAATGTACGTGCAGTTCCGCTCATTAGAGAGCGCGTTGCGCTGTGCCAGGCGCTTCTATGCTGGTAATGAGCAGGTCGCTAATTATATACTGGAACGACGGCAGCCAGGGGTTCCATTTTCTGTATTGGGCCTGAATCCGCCGTGTGATTATTGTTGGCTTACTGTCGAGTAACGGGCAAGACGACCCGCCTTGCCCGTTCGTTGAGAAAGGAATGGGATCGATGTCTTCAGAAGTCGTCTCAGGTGAAACAAAAAGTTGGGCCGATACACCGCCCGCTAATCCACCGCTTCGACATGCCGTCAGCGAGTTTGTTGAGAATCAAAGCTGGCTCGACAAGGTAGCTGACCCTCTCCAGAACTGGCTATTGCAACTCTTTGGGCAACCGGGCGAACCCAATCGCAAGATCAAAGATATACTGAATGGAACATGGTTGGGGCACGCGTTACATCCTGTTTTCACCGATGTGCCCATTGGTTCCTGGTCAGCTACAATGCTGCTTGATCTTCTCTGGTTATTTGATGAGGATGAAGGGATTGCGCGCGGGGCGGATGCAACGCTGGTGTTGGGTCTGTTGGGGGCAGTGGGTTCGGCGGTAACAGGTGCTGCTGATTGGAGCGACCAGATTGGTGCCGACCGCCGTGTAGGTATGATGCATGGGTTGCTCAATCTTGGCATTACTGCGTTGAATGTTGGCTCCTGGGTTTCGCGACTGACCGGCAGTCGCCGTACTGGAATAGCTCTTTCGACGACAGCCTATTTGACCTCGCTGTTCTCGGCCTATTTAGGCGGCGAACTCAGCTTTGCCAAGGCCGTGGGAGTAAATCATGTTGCTTTTGAAGGCGGCTCCGATGATTACGTCGCCGTTATGGACGAGAAAGACCTGGTCGAAGGCAAACTGACGCGTGTCGATGTCGCCGGTATTCCTGCCGTTCTCTTGAAGCAGGGCAGTACGATCTATGCCATCGGTGCCACCTGCACGCACATGGGCGGTCCACTCGACGAGGGCACGGTTAAAGATGGCGTCGTGCAATGTCCCTGGCATGGTTCGTGTTTCAGAATGAGCGATGGGGCCGTAGTTACTGGCCCAGCCGTGTATGCTGAGGCAAACTTCGCCTTGCGCGTCCGCAATGGCAAAATTGAGTTGAGGCGGCTGGATCACGCTTAAAAAATTGATGAGGCATGAGGGGCACAATGCAAGAAACAGCTTGCGCTTCTCATGCCTCACCGGCTAGCCAGTCTTTTCTGAGCCTGTGCGAAATAGCGCTACAAGCTTAGTTCCGGTACTTCCCATCGTAATTGATAATGAAATTCAACTCCTCATCCGTAAATTCATAATGTCGTGCCAGCACACGATCAACCTCATCAATGATAGGCTTAGACTTGCCCGGAAAGATGCATTGGATAGTGAGCCTCCCCACATCCTTAAAATTCATCTTCCGGTACTCCGAATGAGCTTGCAAATCCTGGGCGAGATCAATCGCTAGCTTAGATAAATCGCTCCGGATAGTATGCTCCATCCTTTCGATGTCAAGCGGTAATCCCAGCACCTCGCGCATGTTCAGATTGCGGCAATCACTCCCGGTTGTGACGAACCAGTAGAACAGATTCGAGTTGAGGGAGACGAAGGCAATATTGGCGTGTTCAGATGATGCGAAGACGAGCGTCTTCAGTTCCGAGGGATGGCGGACATGGCCGTGTTCATCGAGGATTTGAGGGATAAAAGGGGTTACCTGGACATACCAGCTCATTTTGCGCGTGTAATAAACTATGTTGCTGCCTGCTTTCACGACATAATCGCCCAACCGGCGTGCCTGGCTATGTATCTTCATATGCAGAGTGCGTTCAATAGAGGAGCCATAACGCGGAATAATACCCGGCCTCACCAGGTCGGTGACTTCGATGTAGGCCAGCCGTTGAAAGAGCGATTCGCGCAGTTCGCGTCCCAATTTTATGTAGGGCGTGGAGTAGACGCGTTTCGGATGGGCAGATTTCGTGTAGAGAATGATGCAGAGCCGTGGATGAGGAATATCGAAGAGCTTGCCGCGCTGGTCGCTGAATGAGGAGATATGCAGCGATGCTTGCTCCAGCAGGATTTTCTGCAATGGCAAATAGCCGCTGGTGCAGGTTGCTGAGGATGGAACGATCATGCCAAAGCGGCCATCTCGCGCCAGTAGCGCGGAGCATCTTTCGATGGTGAGCGCGTAAAGGTTGCCGGTCGATACGGTTCGATAGTCGTTCACTTTATATGAGGCGCTGACAGTCTCATACTCCACGTAAGGTGGGTTGCCGATAATTACATCGAATCCGCCGTTTTGCATGATGCTGTAGAATTCGGTGAACCATGATAATCGCTCTGGATCTCGCTCGTACCCGACAAGTATGCCTGTTTCATTGCTATGATCGGCCAGAATATTGCCGGTATGGATATTGAAATCGATAGCCGTAAGTGACTCCACAGCTTCATCCCGCTCAATTTGAGATAGGAGTTTGAGCAGCAGGCGCAGTTTACAGAGCTCAACCGCCTCCTGCATGATATCTACTCCATACAGGTTGTTGGTGATGATGGATTTGAGGATGAAGTAGCGCCGGTTGGGATAGAACCGCATCTGCTTGAGTATGACGCGGAAGACGGAGCGTTGAGGTTCGTTCACTGTTGGATGAGCGGATTTCCCTGGCCCAGTTTGCGGGTCGCAAGCACTCAGCATAGCCTCCATCCGGGAGAGGCAGGCATCATAGAGCGGCTCAAGGACAGAAAGTGCCGCCAGCAGGAAAGCTCCAGAACCGCAGGTCGGATCAAGCACGGTGAGCTGGGCCAGGTTTTCGTAAAAAGCTAACAATAACGCCGGTTGCTCGCAATGTTCAATGATATCCTGCGCAAATTGGGCAATATTGAGATTATTTGTCACCAACTCGTCTATAGAGCGCACCTGGCCGGACTCCAGCATACAATGAAGTTGCTCGTAATGCTTGCGGCGGGCGATGACTTCATGCCAGGTCTCACCGGGCAGCGCAAATGGCTCGCTTGCCGGTGTGTTCCACCCGGTCTGCCCAGAGGCACTCTCCGGTAAAGGAAATTCGTGTCCTTTTTTGAGCGCGGGATAGATGTAACGGTCTGGATCATTGCCAAGCAATTGCCAGATACATCCACCAGCATGAGAAGCATCGGGGAACTTTTTTTCTGCGGCATGCAAGAGGAAAGGAAGAATAGTATTCCTGGCGATATATTCAGATATATCCGTTTGCGTATAATAAGCGCCCAGTTCTTTCTGGCTGATGAGCTTTTCAAAGATATAGCTGAGCATACCTGGGGTGATCGCATTGCCGGAGCAGGTAGGAGATTCCTCGATCTGCCACTCAAACGTATCGAGGAAAGCAAAGAGCCTGGCGAAAGCCGCGTTGGGTATATCGATATTGGCGTTGCGGCGCTCTAATTCGGGTACATCGAACAGATTACTATTGAGCGCTGGGATGCTGGCAGGAAGTGTATCTCTTGATCCTGGACGCTCATTGCCGGTCAATTCATGATGGAAAAAACGTAGAAGAAAATGGCGATAGAAAGAGGCATTTTCCTGACTATTCTCGTGCATCGAAAGCAATTGATTGCGCAGATAGTTAGTATCGCGATCCAGCAAGCTTTTCTTTTGTAAGAAGTAGACGAACATGAGCCGGATCAGCATCAGGGACGCATACTGTGCTCGGTCGCTCTCAGAAGCAAAGCCCTGAATGGATTGGTGAAAAGCGCTATACTCGCTTTTGAAAAGTTTTGAGAAACGCCTGGGAAGGCGGACTACGCCAGGAGGAAAATATACTGATCCGCTCATATCAACCGCATTCGGTCCAAAAATTTCCTATAGCCATCAAAAATAGAGAGATATTTGTGCTAAGATGCCGAGCTAATTGTAACAAGGGCGTCAAGGCGGGGAAAACTGGTGTTTCCCTATAAGTGGGCGAGAGATGCTTCGCTGCACTCAGCATGACAGGGCGGGGCATGTCATGCTGAGTGCAGCGAAGCATCTCTCGCCCCTTTCATGCAGCTGAGCCGACGGACTGCTGGGGAATCACCACGGGGAAAAGTAGGAGGCAGAGGCGATGTATTGTAAATAGAACCCAGCAATGTTACAATGCCTCCACGACAAAGCCTCCTGGGGAGATATATGTTACTGACGATCACCACAACTTATCAACCGGCTACTGATCTGGGTTACTTGCTGCATAAAAATCCGGCTAGAGTGCAATCATTCGCGCTTTCGTTCGGCAAGGCTCATGTATTCTATCCAGAGGTCAGTGACGAATGCTGTACTGCGGCATTGCTGCTGGATGTCGATCCGGTGCAGTTAGTATGCGGTTCGCATGGCGCGGCTTCGCTGGAGCAGTATGTCAATGACCGCCCTTATGTGGCTTCCTCGTTTCTCAGTGTCGCCATTGCGCAGGTCTATGGAACGGCTCTGAATGGGCATAGTGCAGCTCGCCAGGGACTGGCCGAAATGGACATTCCTTTGCGGGCGAAGATTGCCGTCTTGCCATGTCGTGGTGGAGAAGGCCTCCTCAAGCGTCTCTTTGAACCATTGGGTTATACGGTAACCGCCATGCCTCATATGCTGGATGAAATCTATCCTGAATGGGGCATGAGCATTTATTACACGGTCACCCTGGAAGCCAGTTGTCGTTTGCGTGATCTTTTGACGCATCTCTATGTGCTTGTTCCGGTGCTGGATGATGACAAGCACTATTGGATAGGGGATGATGAGGTCGAAAAATTGTTGCGCCGGGGCAAGGGATGGCTAGAAACTCACC from Ktedonobacteraceae bacterium encodes:
- a CDS encoding DNA methyltransferase, whose translation is MSGSVYFPPGVVRLPRRFSKLFKSEYSAFHQSIQGFASESDRAQYASLMLIRLMFVYFLQKKSLLDRDTNYLRNQLLSMHENSQENASFYRHFLLRFFHHELTGNERPGSRDTLPASIPALNSNLFDVPELERRNANIDIPNAAFARLFAFLDTFEWQIEESPTCSGNAITPGMLSYIFEKLISQKELGAYYTQTDISEYIARNTILPFLLHAAEKKFPDASHAGGCIWQLLGNDPDRYIYPALKKGHEFPLPESASGQTGWNTPASEPFALPGETWHEVIARRKHYEQLHCMLESGQVRSIDELVTNNLNIAQFAQDIIEHCEQPALLLAFYENLAQLTVLDPTCGSGAFLLAALSVLEPLYDACLSRMEAMLSACDPQTGPGKSAHPTVNEPQRSVFRVILKQMRFYPNRRYFILKSIITNNLYGVDIMQEAVELCKLRLLLKLLSQIERDEAVESLTAIDFNIHTGNILADHSNETGILVGYERDPERLSWFTEFYSIMQNGGFDVIIGNPPYVEYETVSASYKVNDYRTVSTGNLYALTIERCSALLARDGRFGMIVPSSATCTSGYLPLQKILLEQASLHISSFSDQRGKLFDIPHPRLCIILYTKSAHPKRVYSTPYIKLGRELRESLFQRLAYIEVTDLVRPGIIPRYGSSIERTLHMKIHSQARRLGDYVVKAGSNIVYYTRKMSWYVQVTPFIPQILDEHGHVRHPSELKTLVFASSEHANIAFVSLNSNLFYWFVTTGSDCRNLNMREVLGLPLDIERMEHTIRSDLSKLAIDLAQDLQAHSEYRKMNFKDVGRLTIQCIFPGKSKPIIDEVDRVLARHYEFTDEELNFIINYDGKYRN
- a CDS encoding 3' terminal RNA ribose 2'-O-methyltransferase Hen1, with product MLLTITTTYQPATDLGYLLHKNPARVQSFALSFGKAHVFYPEVSDECCTAALLLDVDPVQLVCGSHGAASLEQYVNDRPYVASSFLSVAIAQVYGTALNGHSAARQGLAEMDIPLRAKIAVLPCRGGEGLLKRLFEPLGYTVTAMPHMLDEIYPEWGMSIYYTVTLEASCRLRDLLTHLYVLVPVLDDDKHYWIGDDEVEKLLRRGKGWLETHPEREQIAYRYLKHKRSLARDAIARLTAEDAPDEDTAEKFARPATVIITTPNSEYNVKFETLPTGQFRHKDHRFEWTRQEFQAWANTVAERFNYSVRFLPVGSEDSLVGAPSQMAIFSREIVN